In Streptomyces nojiriensis, the sequence CCCTTGACGATGATGTTGCCGCGCTCGGTCGCGTACTGGGCGATCTGGACCCGGCGGTTCTCCTTGCGGGTGCTGAGCTCCTCGGCCTGCACGTACTGCAGCCAGTTGGTGCGGATCAGCAGGGCGAGGACGAGCAGCCCGCAGAACAGCGAGATGCGGCGCAGGGGCTTGTTCATGACGGACGGACCACCTGGGTCATCTCGGAGTCGGGGGACGGGGCGGGGGCCGGTGCGGGGCGGCGTGCGGTGTCGCTGATCCGGATGAGGATGGCGATGAGGATCCAGTTCGCGAGGACGGAGGAACCGCCGGACGCGAGGAAGGGCATCGTCATGCCGGTGAGGGGGATGAGGCCCATGACGCCGCCGGCGACCACGAAGATCTGGAGCGCGAAGGCGCCGGAGAGGCCGATGGCGAAGAGCTTGCCGAAGGGGTCGCGGGCGGCGAGCGCGGTGCGCACACCCCGCTCGATGATCAGCCCGTAGAGCAGCAGGAAGGCCATCACGCCGGCGAGGCCGAGCTCTTCGCCGACGGTGGAGAAGATGAAGTCGGAGTTGGCGGCGAAGCCGATCAGGTCGGAGTTGCCCTGGCCCCAGCCGGCGCCGAGGACACCGCCGGAACCGAAGCTCATGATCGACTGGCCGACCTGCTCACAGGCGCCCGAGGTGGCGTAGCAGGCGAAGGGGTCGAGCCAGGCGTTGACGCGGGCCTGGACGTGGCTGGCGAAGGTGCCGACGACCACGGCGCCGCCCACCGACATCAGCAGGCCGATGACGATCCAGCTGGTGCGCTCGGTGGCCACGTACAGCATGATCACGAACATGCCGAAGAAGAGCAGCGAGGTGCCGAGGTCGTTCTCGAAGACGAGGACGAGCAGGCTCATCGCCCAGATCATCAGGATCGGGCCGAGGTCGCGGCCGCGCGGCAGGTAGAGGCCCATGAAGCGGCGGCTGGCCAGGGCGAGCGCGTCGCGCTTCACCATCAGGTAGCCGGCGAAGAAGATCGCGATGACGATCTTCGCGAACTCACCGGGCTGGATGGAGAAGCCGCCCACGCTGATCCAGATCTTCGCGCCGAAGACGTCGGCGCCGAGGCCGGGGACGACGGGCAGGATCAGCAGGACCAGGGCGCCTGCCATCGAGATGTACGTGAATCTCTGCAGGACGCGGTGGTCCTTGAGGATCAGCAGGACGGCGGCGAACAGGGCGATGGCGAGCGCCGTGTACATCATCTGGCGGGGCGCGGAGGGGGAGAACGTGCCGAAGGACTTCTTGGCGAGGTTCTGCAGGCGCCCGGACTGGTCCAGGCGCCAGATCAGGACGAGGCCCAGCCCGTTGAGCAGGGTCGCGAGCGGCAGCAGCAGCGGGTCGGCGTACTTCGCGTACCGGCGCACGATGAGGTGCGCGATCCCGGCGAGGGCGCCGAGGCCGAGGCCGTAGAGCACCATGCCGGGGGGCAGGGTGTCGTTGATCGCGAGGCCCACGTTGGCGTAGGCGAACATCGGGATGAGCACGGCGAAGCCGAGCAGCAGGAGCTCGGTGTTCCGCCGGCTCGGCAGCTCGATGGCGCCGATGGTGGTCGTATTGGTGACTACGCTCATGGTGTGGCAGGCCCCCTGCGCCCGCGTATGTCTACTACTTGCCGCACAGCCCGACCAGTTGCTGCTCCTCGGGAGTCAGGCTGGGGGCGGGCGTCTGGCTGTTCTGCGCCTCGGCGTTGCGGCGTTCCTCGTCCTTCTTGCAGGCGGACACCTGGACGCCGAGATCGTCGAGCTTCTTGCGCGCCGCATCGAAGCTGTTCTCGCTGATGGTGGCCTCGACCAGCTTCCGCTTGAAGGGCGGCAGGTACTTCAGTTCGATGTCGGGGCGGTCGGTCTCCACCTTGGAGAGCTCCAGCGGCCCCAGCTTCGGGCTGATGCCGCGGAAGAGCGCGACGTGCTCGCCCTTCACGCCCACGTAGAACTGGGTCTGCGTCCAGCGCCAGCCCGCGTAGAGGCCGCCGCCGATGACACCGGCCACGATGAGCAGGGTCAGCGTACGAGTGGTCCACTTGCGCCCTTTGCTGCGGCGCCTGCGGGGGTGGTTGTACGTGTCCTCGTAGCCCGGGTCGGCCGCGTAGGCGTCGGCTTCGCCGAAGGTGCCGTAGCCGTTGCCGCCCTGGGCCTGGCCCTGGTCGGAGTACCCGTAGCCGGGGGCGTCGCCGCTGCCGGGGGGGCCGAAGGCGCCGGCGGGCGGCTGGCCCTGGCGGCCGAGGCCCGAGGCCCGGCCGGCCGGGGTCTGCATGGCGTTGCCGCCGTCGAAGAGCTGGTGCTGGTTCTCGGCGACCGCGCCGACGACCACCGGGGTGTCGCTGACCTGGGCGGCGAGGGTGTCGCCGCTGTCGGTGTCGAGGACGTCGGCGACGATGCAGGTGATGTTGTCGGGTCCGCCGCCGCGCAGCGCGAGCTGGATCAGCGACTGCACGGTCTCGCGGGGACCGTGGTAGTCGGCGAGGGTCTCTTCCAGGGTCTGGTGGGAGACGACGCCGGAGAGCCCGTCGGAGCAGATCAGGTAGCGGTCACCGGCCCGGACCTCGCGGATGGAGAGGTCGGGCTCGACGATGTCGCCGCTGCCCAGCGCGCGCATCAGGAGGGAGCGCTGCGGGTGGGTGGTGGCCTCTTCCTCCGTGATGCGCCCCTCGTCGACGAGGCGCTGCACCCAGGTGTGGTCCTGGGTGATCTGGGTGAGGACGCCGTCGCGGAGCAGATAGGCGCGGGAGTCGCCGACGTGGACGAGGCCGAGGCGCTGGCCGGTCCACAGCAGGGCGGTCAGCGTGGTGCCCATGCCCTCGAGCTGCGGGTCCTCCTCGACCATCACGCGCAGCTGGTCGTTGGCGCGCTGCACGGCCGTGGCCAGGGAGGTGAGGATGTCGGAGCCCGGGACGTCGTCGTCGAGCTGCACGAGGGTGGAGATCACCTCGGAGCTCGCGACCTCGCCGGCGGCCTGGCCTCCCATGCCGTCGGCGATCGCGAGGAGCCGGGGACCGGCGTAGCCGGAGTCCTCGTTCCCCTCGCGGATCATGCCCTTGTGTGATCCGGCGGCGAACCGCAAGGACAGACTCATGCGCACCTGCCCTGTCGACGAAGCTGCCTCCGGGTACAACCGGTCTCGAGCCACACTGCCCACCCTCCGGTCGGGAGCGCGCACGGGTCCGTGTCCTCGGTGGGACGGATCGCCGCCGCGCGCTCGCTCCGCTCGCTCATTCTCGTACTACTTCCGCAGCTCGATGACGGTCTTGCCGATGCGGATCGGTGCGCCCGGCGGAATGGGCGTCGGGGTGGTCAGCCGGGTCCGGTCGAGATACGTGCCGTTGGTGGACCCGAGATCCTCGACGATCCACTGGCCGTCACGGTCGGGATAGATCCTGGCATGGCGGCTGGACGCGTAGTCGTCGTCCAGCACGATCGTGGAATCGTGCGCGCGGCCCAGCGTGATCGTCTGGCCGGCGAGGGCCACCGTGGTTCCCGTGAGGATGCCCTCGGAGACGACGAGTTTCGTTGGCGCGCCGCGCCTCTGGCGCTGCTGCGGAGGCGCGGCCTGGCGGCCCGCCTGCTGCGGGGCGCCGCCGGCGCCTCCGCTGCCACGACGGGACCCGCGCTGGGTCACGCGCGTCCCGAAGAGATCGCTGCGGATGACCTGGACGGCCACGATGACGAACAGCCACAGAACGGCCAGGAAACCCAACCGCATGACCGTCAGGGTCAGCTCTGACATTGCCCCCGCTTCACCCTTCGGCTTGCCGGTAAATGATGGTGGTGCTGCCCACGACGATCCGCGAGCCGTCGCGGAGCGTAGCGCGGGTGGTGTGCTGCCCGTCCACCACGATGCCGTTGGTGGACCCGAGATCCTGGATCGTCGAGGGCGTTCCGGTCCGGATCTCACAGTGCCGGCGGGATACGCCGGGGTCGTCGATCCGCACGTCGGCTTCCGTGCTTCGGCCGAGTACGAGCGTGGGGCGCGAGATCTGGTGGCGTGTGCCGTTGATCTCGATCCAGTGGCGCCGGGCGCCGCCCGGGCCGGCCGCGGGGGCCGGTCCGGCAGGTGCGCCCGGAGCGGGCCGCCGGGCGCCGGGTCCGCCGGGGGGCGGGGCGCTGGGCATGGGCGGTGCCGCGACCGGGGGATATCCGTAGCCGCCCTGCGGAGGGCTCTCCGGCGGGTAGCCGTAGCCGCCCTGCGGTGAGGGTGGCCCTGCCTGCGGCTGGGAGGTGCTGGAGGCGAGGGTGCGGCTGCGGACCCGGTAGAGCCCGGTGTCGAGGTCGTCGGCCTTCTCCAGGTGGACCTTGATGGGGCCCATGAAGCTGTAGCGCTGCTGCTTGGCGTAGTCGCGGACGAGGCCCGCGAGCTCGTCGCCGAGCTGCCCGGAGTAGGGGCTCAGGCGGTCGTAGTCACCGGCGCTGAGCTCGACGATGAAGTCGTTGGGGACGACGGTCCGCTCGCGGTTCCAGATGGTGGCGTTGTTGTCGCACTCCCGCTGGAGGGCTCCGGCGATCTCCACCGGCTGGACCTCGGACTTGAACACCTTGGCGAAGGTGCCGTTCACCAGACCTTCGAGTCGCTGCTCGAACCGCTTCAGAACTCCCATGGGGCACCTCCTCCGTCGCTGTCGCCCTGTACTGCTTACTGATCGTATCCACGCGTGGCGGATTCGGGTGGTTCCCCATCGTTCCTGTGAGGACGAGTGTTGGTCCTCACAAGGGATCGTAGGGGCGCTCCAGGGACAGTGTCCCGCACCGGGAGCGGAGTGCGGGAGGGGCCGTCCGCGGCGGGGTCGGGGGGTGCCGGGAAAGCGATGTGAATCCACCCCGTTCTCCGTGCTAATGTTTCGACGTCGCCAGGGGAAAGGCCCGAAAGGGAAGATCCACTGGGGCGCTGCTCGGGCGAGTGGCGGAACGGCAGACGCGCTGGCTTCAGGTGCCAGTGTCCTTCGGGACGTGGGGGTTCAAATCCCCCCTCGCCCACATCGACGAGACGGTCGTCACTGCGAAAGCGGTGGCGGCCGTTTCGCATTTCCCCCCGGGCGCGTGTGTGACGTACGTCCCTCCTCAGGGCCCCTGAGCTGTGGTTTTTTCGCGGGACCTGGTTAGGGTGATCCAACTGTCCGCATCACGGGACGAGTTGTGGCCGCCGGATGTGCGGGATCGCTCATGTCCCCTCCCGCCGGCACCGTCAGGATTCAGACATTGCTCACCTCGGACGAGGCCGTCGAAGCGGCCCGGGCCCGCCTCGTGCAGGCGTTCGCCCCGGAGCCGTCGACGATCGTGCTGCGGCCGGAGCTCACCCGGGAGCACGAGCAGGCCTGGACCGTCCGGTTCGGGACCCGGGAGAGCACCGGCGCCGGGGATCCCTGGGCGAGTCCGTTCAACACACTCGTGATCGTGGCCAAGGACGGCTCGTGGGTGGACTTCCCGCCGACACACCTGCCCCTCGACGAGTACCTCGCCTACGTGCGCCACGGCGGCTGGGAGCGGGCCGGCACGGCGAAGACCTCCAAGGCCGAACCGTGGCAGACCGCGCTGGAGTGGCTGCTGTCGACGTACGGCGGCCTCGTCGGGCTGGCGGGCATCGAGCCCGTCGCCGAGGACGCCGGGACCTGGCTGTTCGCCTGCCGGACCACCGAGCGGCCGGGCCGTCCGCGCACGCCCATGCTGGCGGCGTCGCTCGTGGTGCCCAAGGACCACGGGGAGCCCTTCCACCCCGCTTCGGACGATCCGTGGGGCGACGCCACGGCGTACACGCACGATCCGGTCGAGCGCGACCCGCAGGTGCAGGCGAGGCGGCTGAACGCCCGCGGCTGCGTGGTCGC encodes:
- a CDS encoding FtsW/RodA/SpoVE family cell cycle protein, giving the protein MSVVTNTTTIGAIELPSRRNTELLLLGFAVLIPMFAYANVGLAINDTLPPGMVLYGLGLGALAGIAHLIVRRYAKYADPLLLPLATLLNGLGLVLIWRLDQSGRLQNLAKKSFGTFSPSAPRQMMYTALAIALFAAVLLILKDHRVLQRFTYISMAGALVLLILPVVPGLGADVFGAKIWISVGGFSIQPGEFAKIVIAIFFAGYLMVKRDALALASRRFMGLYLPRGRDLGPILMIWAMSLLVLVFENDLGTSLLFFGMFVIMLYVATERTSWIVIGLLMSVGGAVVVGTFASHVQARVNAWLDPFACYATSGACEQVGQSIMSFGSGGVLGAGWGQGNSDLIGFAANSDFIFSTVGEELGLAGVMAFLLLYGLIIERGVRTALAARDPFGKLFAIGLSGAFALQIFVVAGGVMGLIPLTGMTMPFLASGGSSVLANWILIAILIRISDTARRPAPAPAPSPDSEMTQVVRPS
- a CDS encoding PP2C family protein-serine/threonine phosphatase, producing the protein MSLSLRFAAGSHKGMIREGNEDSGYAGPRLLAIADGMGGQAAGEVASSEVISTLVQLDDDVPGSDILTSLATAVQRANDQLRVMVEEDPQLEGMGTTLTALLWTGQRLGLVHVGDSRAYLLRDGVLTQITQDHTWVQRLVDEGRITEEEATTHPQRSLLMRALGSGDIVEPDLSIREVRAGDRYLICSDGLSGVVSHQTLEETLADYHGPRETVQSLIQLALRGGGPDNITCIVADVLDTDSGDTLAAQVSDTPVVVGAVAENQHQLFDGGNAMQTPAGRASGLGRQGQPPAGAFGPPGSGDAPGYGYSDQGQAQGGNGYGTFGEADAYAADPGYEDTYNHPRRRRSKGRKWTTRTLTLLIVAGVIGGGLYAGWRWTQTQFYVGVKGEHVALFRGISPKLGPLELSKVETDRPDIELKYLPPFKRKLVEATISENSFDAARKKLDDLGVQVSACKKDEERRNAEAQNSQTPAPSLTPEEQQLVGLCGK
- a CDS encoding FHA domain-containing protein FhaB/FipA, producing MSELTLTVMRLGFLAVLWLFVIVAVQVIRSDLFGTRVTQRGSRRGSGGAGGAPQQAGRQAAPPQQRQRRGAPTKLVVSEGILTGTTVALAGQTITLGRAHDSTIVLDDDYASSRHARIYPDRDGQWIVEDLGSTNGTYLDRTRLTTPTPIPPGAPIRIGKTVIELRK
- a CDS encoding FhaA domain-containing protein; translated protein: MGVLKRFEQRLEGLVNGTFAKVFKSEVQPVEIAGALQRECDNNATIWNRERTVVPNDFIVELSAGDYDRLSPYSGQLGDELAGLVRDYAKQQRYSFMGPIKVHLEKADDLDTGLYRVRSRTLASSTSQPQAGPPSPQGGYGYPPESPPQGGYGYPPVAAPPMPSAPPPGGPGARRPAPGAPAGPAPAAGPGGARRHWIEINGTRHQISRPTLVLGRSTEADVRIDDPGVSRRHCEIRTGTPSTIQDLGSTNGIVVDGQHTTRATLRDGSRIVVGSTTIIYRQAEG
- a CDS encoding toxin glutamine deamidase domain-containing protein, whose amino-acid sequence is MSPPAGTVRIQTLLTSDEAVEAARARLVQAFAPEPSTIVLRPELTREHEQAWTVRFGTRESTGAGDPWASPFNTLVIVAKDGSWVDFPPTHLPLDEYLAYVRHGGWERAGTAKTSKAEPWQTALEWLLSTYGGLVGLAGIEPVAEDAGTWLFACRTTERPGRPRTPMLAASLVVPKDHGEPFHPASDDPWGDATAYTHDPVERDPQVQARRLNARGCVVATAAALAGGPASPLPWQPAHEAPGWWELLLRRHFPAARELRCASWDEVIRRAEETGPDTQGVVWVRRVIGGTEVGGHLLYVHNNGGRVVFLDGMTGGPARLDRVAVLELVFARVAGPTGR